AATCTTCGAGAGAGGCGACCAACCTCGTCATCGCGCCTAATGGGAATGTGAATGTCAAAATTCCCGCGTTCAACCAGCTGCATCGATTTCTCTAATCGTTTAATGGGCTGCGATATTTTGGCAGACATATACAAGGTGATTAGTAGGACGAATATCATAACAGCCAGTAAGAGCCACAGAAGGAAAGCGCTGATTTCCTTACGTGTCGTCACGATTTCATCCATGTAGGATACACCTACTATTTTCCACCCAACGTTATTAACGGTTTGAATAGTAATTAGTCGGTCTACTCCTGTTGAATTATCCAAGTAGCTGCCGTATGTATATTTCAACGCTTGCTCCACATTCTCGTACTTAAGACCGGCGTAGATTAATTGCTGCTGCGGATGATAAATGATATTTCCCGCGGAGTCATCAATAATATAGGCATAACCCTTCTGCCCGAGCTTAACGCTTCTTGAGAGATCATCTATCATCTTAAAATTAGCATCGACAAGCAGAACGGCCTTAATCTCTTCCCCGTTTGCCGTCTTTAGCTTAATTCCTTTGCTCATCGATACGACCCACTTATATTTACCTTTGAACAGATTTTGGACATGCGGTACGGAGAAGCTTAAATGATTAGGGTTTTCGATAGCAGAAAGAAACCAATTTTGAGAGGTAAGATGTGTGTTCGATCTCATGTATGTAGAAGGAATTGAAGTCATCCTCTGCCCCGTATCAGAAAAAAGTCCGATGGTGACAAGGTCCTCCCGCGTATTAAATATCGTATTAAGGCGCTCATTCAGAAGGTCATTTGGCAGTTCTCCGGTGGATTGAATCTGTGCCTCGACGGAGGCGAATACAGTTGTCATGCTGCGGATGTAATATTCGAGGTTAGCTGCAACCTGATAGATGATTTGCTGGTTGCTTAATGATGTGTTATTTTCAGCTGTGCGATTAAACTTGTTGTAAAGGACTATGCTGACGAAGGAGACGACGAGAACCGTCATTACTGTGAAGGAAGCGGCGATGAGAAATTGAA
This portion of the Cohnella abietis genome encodes:
- a CDS encoding sensor histidine kinase gives rise to the protein MTVLVVSFVSIVLYNKFNRTAENNTSLSNQQIIYQVAANLEYYIRSMTTVFASVEAQIQSTGELPNDLLNERLNTIFNTREDLVTIGLFSDTGQRMTSIPSTYMRSNTHLTSQNWFLSAIENPNHLSFSVPHVQNLFKGKYKWVVSMSKGIKLKTANGEEIKAVLLVDANFKMIDDLSRSVKLGQKGYAYIIDDSAGNIIYHPQQQLIYAGLKYENVEQALKYTYGSYLDNSTGVDRLITIQTVNNVGWKIVGVSYMDEIVTTRKEISAFLLWLLLAVMIFVLLITLYMSAKISQPIKRLEKSMQLVERGNFDIHIPIRRDDEVGRLSRRFNLMVNRIRELMNQNIHEQEAKRKSELEVLQSQIHPHFLYNTLNSVVRLAGTGKNEDVITMITSLSKFFRISLSKGEHFILVADELEHIRNYLIIQKMRYKNKFEYAIEAEEEALTCRTLKLILQPLVENAIYHGIEPSADEGFIRISARIIEGKLCLQVKDDGLGIAPDKLKELLTTDASHDSEGAGVGIGLRNVHERIRLNYGEEYGLQFESEREEGTVVSLWLPCLQEGVEP